Proteins encoded within one genomic window of Ammonifex degensii KC4:
- the spoVAC gene encoding stage V sporulation protein AC, translating to MRQFDPSQPLEIQKRQYQQMVNQLVPRPPVWRNCLWAFGVGGLICTAGQGIISLFQRAGLNFLDAATATSILLVFLAAFLTGLGLYDELARYAGAGMLVPITGFANAMVAPALEARTEGLVLGVGARLFAVAGPILVFGIVTAWLSGLIYYLFGPRPPLGS from the coding sequence GTGCGACAATTCGATCCTAGCCAGCCGCTGGAGATACAAAAGCGCCAGTACCAGCAAATGGTCAACCAACTCGTACCCCGCCCGCCGGTTTGGCGCAACTGCCTCTGGGCCTTCGGGGTAGGAGGGCTCATTTGCACCGCCGGCCAAGGCATTATTTCCCTTTTTCAGCGCGCCGGACTTAATTTCTTAGACGCAGCGACGGCTACTTCCATCCTCCTGGTCTTCCTGGCCGCTTTCCTCACCGGTTTGGGGCTGTATGACGAGCTGGCCCGTTACGCGGGGGCAGGTATGCTTGTCCCCATAACCGGTTTTGCTAACGCTATGGTGGCCCCAGCCTTAGAGGCCCGCACGGAAGGTCTGGTCCTAGGGGTAGGGGCTAGGCTTTTCGCCGTTGCCGGCCCCATCCTGGTTTTCGGCATCGTCACCGCCTGGCTAAGTGGCCTTATCTATTACCTTTTCGGTCCCCGCCCTCCGCTGGGAAGCTAA
- a CDS encoding MFS transporter, producing the protein MGRTFPLFAALYHRNYRLYWTGQLISVSGTWMQQVALSWLILELTHSAFKLGVVGAAQFLPVLLFSLYGGILADRFPKKYLIMFTQTSMMLVAFLLGILVVTGKVHYAAIVVLAFLLGCFNAIDMPARQSFILELVDRSTLMNALALHSALFNGARVVGPALAGVALARWGTATCFFLNAASFLAVLMQLARIDVVGRKNVSGKTSSPFRELKEALTYVKETPRLLYPLLLLALFSALAINFNVLVPALARLTLKEGAQQYAHLLTAQGLGAVAGGIFLAWLSWQGPRIAWIVIGALALCVPQIILGLLPGYYQALFLLFVAGWGMVVLVSTINTNIQLNAREDCRGRVMSLYVLLFVGTSPVGNLLAGALAHRWGVPWAFTLGSVAALLAGAAIAACWYRAERRISSS; encoded by the coding sequence CTGGGACGCACCTTTCCACTTTTTGCTGCCCTCTACCACCGCAACTACCGCCTTTACTGGACGGGACAGCTCATCTCGGTAAGCGGCACCTGGATGCAACAGGTAGCCCTTTCCTGGCTCATCTTGGAACTTACCCATTCTGCCTTCAAGCTGGGAGTAGTGGGGGCAGCACAGTTTCTGCCCGTTCTTCTCTTTTCGCTTTACGGAGGGATTCTGGCCGACCGCTTCCCCAAGAAATACCTGATCATGTTCACCCAGACCAGCATGATGCTGGTGGCCTTTCTTTTAGGGATATTAGTGGTGACAGGGAAAGTTCATTACGCGGCGATAGTGGTGCTGGCCTTTCTTTTGGGGTGCTTCAACGCCATAGACATGCCAGCCCGCCAGTCCTTCATCCTGGAGCTGGTAGACCGCTCCACCCTCATGAACGCTTTGGCCCTGCACTCGGCCCTTTTCAACGGGGCCAGGGTGGTAGGGCCGGCGCTGGCGGGAGTGGCGCTGGCCCGCTGGGGAACAGCCACCTGCTTTTTCTTGAACGCTGCTTCTTTTCTTGCTGTGCTAATGCAGCTGGCCCGTATAGACGTGGTGGGCCGGAAAAACGTTTCGGGTAAAACTTCTTCTCCTTTCCGGGAACTCAAGGAAGCGCTCACCTACGTGAAGGAGACGCCGCGGCTCCTTTATCCCTTGTTGCTGCTGGCCCTTTTCAGCGCCCTGGCCATCAACTTCAACGTTTTGGTACCTGCTCTGGCGCGGCTGACCTTAAAAGAAGGAGCCCAGCAATACGCTCACCTTCTCACGGCTCAGGGTTTGGGAGCGGTAGCAGGAGGGATTTTTTTGGCCTGGTTGAGCTGGCAGGGACCGAGGATTGCCTGGATCGTCATTGGAGCTCTGGCCCTCTGCGTCCCCCAGATTATCTTAGGTCTCTTACCCGGATACTACCAGGCCCTATTCTTGCTCTTCGTGGCCGGCTGGGGAATGGTGGTGCTCGTCAGCACCATAAACACCAATATACAATTAAACGCCCGCGAAGATTGCCGCGGGCGGGTCATGAGCCTTTATGTACTGCTCTTCGTGGGTACCTCTCCGGTGGGCAACCTACTGGCTGGCGCCTTGGCCCACCGCTGGGGAGTTCCCTGGGCCTTCACTTTAGGATCGGTCGCTGCCCTTCTGGCCGGGGCCGCCATAGCCGCCTGCTGGTACCGGGCCGAAAGAAGAATCTCTAGTTCATAG
- a CDS encoding spore germination protein encodes MAKRQTPLSKNLEDNLEELDRRLVFKKNFDLILREIEVGRRKAAFLFVDAFAKDTPLSLIMREFSRLQPEEIALNTFQKLLYRHVVYGEVQELGTLEEVIDVALSGPAVLLLDGEARAIAIDVRQYPARTPEEPDLEKVTRGSRDGFVETLVHNTALLRRRLRDPRLRIEHLTAGVRSKTDIALVYLDDVANPEIVDSVREKIQHINIDGLPMAEKTVEELITPGSFWNPFPRVRYTERPDVAAAHLLDGHVVVMVDTSPSVIILPCTFFHHLQHAEEFRQSPAIGVYLRWVRFAGVLLSIFLTPLWLLLALKPGLLPPELKFIGPKKMGAMPLFVQFLLAEVAIDMIRMATIHTPSPIATSTGIIAAVLLGDIAARAGLFIPEVTLYVATAAIGTFLTPSYELSMANRLLRLFILVLTGLFLLPGFIIGCLLSFAALALTRSFGIPYLWPLLPFNLEGLKSVLIRPPVAIQHSRPSILKPIDPDRQPQMRPEGGG; translated from the coding sequence GTGGCCAAGCGCCAAACGCCACTTTCTAAAAATCTAGAAGACAACCTTGAGGAGCTTGACCGGCGCCTGGTCTTCAAGAAAAATTTCGATCTCATCTTGCGCGAGATCGAGGTCGGCAGGCGGAAAGCGGCCTTTCTCTTCGTCGACGCCTTTGCCAAGGATACCCCTTTAAGCCTTATCATGCGCGAGTTTTCCCGCCTACAGCCAGAGGAGATAGCCCTTAACACTTTCCAGAAGCTCCTTTACCGGCACGTGGTTTACGGCGAGGTGCAGGAGCTCGGCACCCTGGAAGAGGTGATAGATGTCGCTTTGAGCGGCCCCGCCGTTTTGCTACTGGACGGGGAGGCTCGAGCCATAGCCATAGACGTGCGCCAGTATCCGGCCCGTACGCCCGAGGAGCCTGATCTGGAGAAAGTAACCCGGGGTTCCCGCGACGGCTTTGTGGAGACGCTGGTGCATAATACCGCCCTGCTGCGCCGGCGGCTGCGCGATCCCCGGCTGCGCATCGAGCACCTTACCGCTGGCGTTCGTTCCAAGACCGATATCGCGCTGGTGTATCTGGACGACGTGGCCAACCCAGAGATAGTGGACAGCGTGCGGGAAAAGATCCAGCACATCAACATCGACGGTCTCCCCATGGCGGAAAAAACGGTGGAGGAACTCATAACCCCAGGAAGCTTCTGGAACCCCTTCCCGCGGGTGCGCTACACGGAAAGGCCGGACGTGGCGGCGGCGCACCTGCTGGACGGGCACGTGGTAGTCATGGTAGACACTTCTCCCAGCGTTATCATCCTTCCCTGCACCTTTTTTCACCACCTGCAGCACGCGGAGGAGTTCCGGCAGAGCCCGGCCATAGGGGTGTACCTACGCTGGGTGCGCTTCGCCGGGGTGCTCCTCTCCATCTTTCTCACCCCGCTCTGGCTTCTCCTGGCCCTCAAGCCCGGGCTTTTGCCGCCGGAGCTGAAGTTCATCGGTCCTAAAAAGATGGGGGCCATGCCCCTGTTCGTTCAGTTCTTGCTGGCTGAGGTGGCCATCGACATGATCCGCATGGCCACTATCCACACTCCCAGCCCCATCGCTACTTCCACCGGTATTATCGCCGCCGTGCTGTTGGGGGACATCGCCGCCCGAGCCGGACTCTTCATACCCGAGGTGACCCTCTATGTGGCTACGGCCGCCATCGGTACTTTCCTTACTCCTTCTTATGAACTTAGCATGGCTAACCGGCTGTTGCGGCTCTTTATCCTGGTCTTGACCGGACTTTTCCTCCTCCCGGGATTCATCATAGGATGCCTCCTTTCCTTTGCTGCCCTGGCCCTTACCCGTTCTTTCGGCATCCCTTACCTGTGGCCGCTTTTGCCCTTCAACCTGGAGGGCTTGAAGAGTGTTCTCATCCGGCCGCCGGTGGCCATCCAGCATAGCCGTCCTTCCATCCTCAAGCCAATAGATCCGGATCGGCAACCGCAGATGCGTCCTGAGGGCGGGGGCTGA
- a CDS encoding NADH-ubiquinone oxidoreductase-F iron-sulfur binding region domain-containing protein has product MPRCIVDLTAYYLGLALQEKCGECFGCREVLARICELLRQISRGEGEISLLDELSSLAEQVLLGEACPASRIGARMVKEALANYDEEFAAHLTERYCPAGVCDIRYVVEV; this is encoded by the coding sequence ATGCCGCGCTGCATCGTGGACCTCACGGCTTACTACCTGGGACTGGCCCTGCAGGAGAAGTGTGGGGAGTGTTTTGGCTGCCGGGAGGTCTTGGCGCGCATCTGTGAGCTTCTGCGCCAGATAAGCCGGGGCGAAGGAGAGATTTCTTTGCTCGACGAGCTTTCCTCGCTGGCCGAGCAGGTTCTGTTGGGGGAAGCCTGCCCTGCTTCTAGAATAGGGGCGCGTATGGTAAAGGAAGCCCTAGCTAACTACGACGAGGAGTTCGCTGCGCATCTGACAGAGCGCTATTGCCCGGCTGGCGTCTGCGATATTCGCTACGTGGTTGAGGTGTAG
- the hydF gene encoding [FeFe] hydrogenase H-cluster maturation GTPase HydF produces the protein MSLNTTPRGQRLHIALFGRRNAGKSSLINALTGQEVAIVSDVPGTTTDPVAKAMEILPLGPVMIIDTAGIDDVGELGALRVKKSFEVLNRTDLALLVIDPGRGFGPYEEEVLKRCEEYKVPVVTVINKIDLYPEVVRNGLGVELASPKVFVSALTRQGIEELKQVIIQHAPKDWTMPTIVGDLIQPGDLVVLVIPIDKAAPKGRLILPQQQVIRDIIDHDAVAIMVKERELKHALSHLGVKPRLVITDASAYLKAAADTPPDVLFTSFSVLFARYKGDLETLVMGVKAVDKLRPGDRVLIAEACTHHPIEDDIGRVKIPRWLRSRVGGELHFDVVAGSGPLPENLGDYKLIVHCGACMLNRKEMLSRLMQARRAGVPIVNYGVIMAHMHGVLRRALSPFPALQALLEPAEEEMELELELLRRVRG, from the coding sequence ATGAGCCTCAACACCACGCCCCGGGGGCAGAGGCTGCACATAGCCCTTTTCGGTCGGCGTAACGCCGGGAAGTCGAGCCTCATAAATGCGCTGACCGGGCAGGAGGTAGCCATTGTCTCCGACGTCCCGGGGACTACCACCGACCCGGTGGCCAAGGCCATGGAGATTTTGCCCCTGGGACCGGTGATGATCATCGACACCGCCGGCATCGACGACGTGGGGGAGTTGGGAGCCCTCCGGGTGAAGAAAAGCTTTGAGGTGCTCAACCGCACTGACCTGGCCCTGCTGGTTATCGACCCTGGCCGGGGGTTTGGCCCTTACGAAGAAGAGGTGCTCAAGCGCTGCGAGGAGTACAAGGTGCCAGTGGTCACGGTAATAAATAAAATTGACCTTTACCCGGAAGTAGTACGCAACGGTCTCGGGGTTGAGCTTGCCTCTCCCAAGGTATTCGTGAGTGCGCTTACCCGCCAAGGAATAGAAGAGCTTAAGCAAGTAATAATTCAACACGCTCCTAAAGACTGGACCATGCCCACTATAGTAGGGGATCTCATCCAGCCAGGTGATCTGGTGGTGCTGGTGATTCCCATCGATAAGGCTGCCCCCAAAGGAAGGCTTATCCTTCCCCAGCAACAGGTGATAAGGGACATCATCGACCACGACGCGGTAGCCATCATGGTCAAAGAACGGGAGCTCAAGCACGCCCTGAGCCACTTGGGGGTGAAGCCCCGCCTGGTGATCACCGACGCCTCGGCCTACCTCAAGGCAGCAGCCGACACCCCACCCGATGTCCTCTTTACTTCCTTCTCCGTTCTCTTTGCCCGCTACAAAGGGGACCTGGAGACTCTGGTTATGGGGGTCAAAGCGGTGGATAAGCTCAGGCCCGGCGACCGGGTGCTCATCGCCGAGGCCTGCACCCACCACCCCATCGAAGACGATATCGGCCGGGTGAAAATACCCCGCTGGTTGCGCTCGCGGGTGGGCGGGGAGCTCCACTTCGACGTGGTGGCAGGAAGTGGTCCTTTACCGGAAAACCTGGGGGATTATAAGCTCATCGTTCACTGCGGGGCCTGCATGCTCAACCGCAAGGAGATGCTCTCCAGACTTATGCAGGCCCGCCGGGCTGGGGTGCCCATCGTCAACTACGGGGTGATCATGGCCCACATGCACGGGGTTTTGCGACGCGCCCTCTCCCCCTTCCCCGCCCTGCAGGCCCTGCTTGAACCCGCAGAGGAAGAGATGGAGCTGGAGCTTGAGCTCTTGCGCCGGGTAAGGGGTTAA
- the hydE gene encoding [FeFe] hydrogenase H-cluster radical SAM maturase HydE, with product MEFCFTAEELVKRSFSGPPFTREEILCLLRAGEEEAEVLFTAADRVRAKVFGPVVHLRAVIEFSNFCRNNCLYCGLRRENRRLPRYRMAAREVVQAAEEAAAQGFKTVVLQSGEDPYWTPERLAEVVKEIKKLGVAVTLSVGELDYEDYALLKEAGADRYLLRHETADPSLFAQLKPDSSLARRRQCLEWLKELGYETGAGCMVGLPGQSLESLAEDVLFMRELQVEMAGIGPFIPHPDTPLGKASSGSPFLTLKVLALTRLCLPYANLPATTATGVAQKGGREAALLCGANVVMPDVTPYHYRLFYQLYPGKAQADPHPNAFAYWQERLRALGRTVGQDPGFSPRPQDASAVADPDLLA from the coding sequence ATGGAGTTTTGCTTTACGGCAGAAGAACTGGTAAAGCGATCCTTTTCCGGACCTCCTTTCACTCGGGAGGAAATTCTTTGCCTCTTGAGGGCCGGGGAAGAAGAGGCGGAAGTTCTTTTTACGGCTGCCGACCGGGTGCGGGCCAAGGTCTTTGGCCCTGTGGTGCACTTGCGGGCCGTTATCGAGTTTTCTAACTTTTGCCGGAACAACTGCCTTTATTGCGGGCTAAGAAGGGAAAACCGGCGCCTTCCCCGCTATCGGATGGCCGCCCGGGAGGTGGTTCAGGCCGCCGAAGAGGCAGCTGCCCAAGGGTTTAAAACCGTGGTCCTGCAGTCAGGAGAAGATCCTTACTGGACACCGGAGCGTCTGGCGGAGGTCGTAAAAGAGATTAAAAAGCTGGGGGTGGCAGTTACCCTCTCGGTGGGAGAACTCGATTACGAGGACTACGCTCTCCTCAAAGAGGCGGGAGCTGACCGCTATCTTCTGCGCCACGAGACTGCCGACCCTTCCCTTTTCGCGCAGCTCAAGCCGGACAGTTCACTGGCCCGGCGTCGGCAATGCCTGGAGTGGCTGAAGGAACTGGGGTATGAGACGGGAGCCGGGTGCATGGTGGGTCTACCGGGGCAGAGCCTGGAAAGCCTGGCGGAAGACGTACTTTTCATGCGGGAGCTGCAGGTAGAAATGGCCGGAATCGGCCCTTTCATCCCCCATCCCGACACCCCGCTGGGGAAGGCCTCCTCCGGCTCTCCCTTTCTTACCCTCAAAGTCCTGGCCCTCACCAGACTTTGTCTTCCCTACGCTAATTTACCGGCTACCACGGCTACCGGCGTAGCCCAAAAAGGGGGACGCGAGGCGGCGCTTTTGTGCGGGGCCAACGTCGTCATGCCCGACGTCACTCCCTACCATTACCGCCTATTCTACCAGCTCTACCCTGGGAAGGCCCAGGCCGACCCCCACCCGAACGCTTTCGCCTACTGGCAGGAGCGTCTTCGGGCCCTGGGCAGGACCGTTGGGCAGGATCCGGGCTTCAGCCCCCGCCCTCAGGACGCATCTGCGGTTGCCGATCCGGATCTATTGGCTTGA
- the spoVAE gene encoding stage V sporulation protein AE — protein MIFLKAFLVGGFICLLAQLLIDLTSHKVTPAHVLVGLVTTGAVLSALGLYEPLVKFAEAGATVPLTGFGHLLAQGAIKGAAREGLLGVFRGGVAAAAAGITAAVVFGYFAALLFRPKG, from the coding sequence ATGATCTTTTTGAAGGCCTTCCTGGTAGGTGGCTTCATCTGCTTGCTGGCTCAGCTCTTGATAGACCTTACCAGCCACAAGGTAACGCCGGCACACGTCCTGGTAGGGCTGGTCACCACCGGTGCGGTCCTTAGCGCTCTAGGGCTTTATGAGCCCCTGGTAAAGTTTGCCGAGGCGGGCGCTACCGTGCCGCTTACCGGCTTCGGGCACCTGCTGGCGCAAGGAGCCATAAAAGGGGCAGCGCGGGAGGGGCTTTTGGGGGTTTTCCGGGGAGGAGTGGCGGCGGCAGCGGCCGGGATAACGGCCGCTGTGGTCTTCGGCTACTTTGCTGCTCTGCTCTTCCGCCCCAAAGGTTAA
- a CDS encoding dodecin family protein, whose translation MHVKVAELVGESPHSWREAVQAAVSEASRTLGNITGVEILNLTASVENGVIKEYKANVKVAYVD comes from the coding sequence ATGCACGTCAAGGTAGCAGAGCTGGTGGGAGAATCTCCGCACAGCTGGCGGGAGGCGGTCCAGGCGGCGGTGAGCGAGGCTTCCCGCACCCTGGGTAACATCACCGGTGTAGAGATACTGAACCTCACGGCCAGCGTAGAAAACGGGGTCATTAAAGAGTACAAGGCCAACGTCAAGGTGGCCTACGTGGACTGA
- a CDS encoding 4Fe-4S dicluster domain-containing protein has protein sequence MKMLSVVLRNLFSPPVTRKYPQEIRSPFPATRGEIVFTVEECMTCRRCERTCPVGAIKVEIGPRLEVASAGEGQTRGAGRLIKRRYDPYKCIYCGLCIEVCPQGIIVFQGTHTSPATRKEEKVAVYTLGARKPAARPAEEKKEAAMN, from the coding sequence ATGAAAATGCTTTCGGTGGTGCTCAGGAACCTGTTTTCCCCACCGGTCACCCGCAAGTACCCGCAGGAAATCCGTTCTCCGTTTCCGGCCACGCGGGGAGAAATCGTCTTCACCGTGGAGGAGTGCATGACCTGCCGCCGCTGTGAGCGCACCTGTCCGGTAGGGGCCATTAAAGTAGAGATAGGTCCCCGGCTGGAGGTAGCTTCGGCAGGCGAAGGGCAGACGCGTGGCGCCGGCCGACTCATAAAGAGGCGCTACGATCCCTACAAGTGCATCTACTGCGGCCTGTGCATTGAGGTCTGTCCACAGGGGATCATCGTCTTCCAGGGAACCCACACTTCGCCTGCCACCCGGAAAGAGGAGAAGGTGGCCGTCTACACGCTGGGAGCGCGCAAGCCGGCTGCCCGACCGGCAGAAGAGAAGAAAGAAGCGGCTATGAACTAG
- the hydG gene encoding [FeFe] hydrogenase H-cluster radical SAM maturase HydG has protein sequence MALSLAERTWRDKRLEMIKKYEEEEKRQDFIKEEEIWRILEEKAHPEPAEVREVLAKARELKGLSPEDTAVLINTKDPELLQELFETAFWIKNQVYGNRIVLFAPLYVSSPCVNNCVYCGFRHSNEAVYKRTLTMEELAQEVRVITRVGHKRVLAVFGEHPASDVDYICRSLETIYATKHGRDEIRRVNVNAAPMTVEEYRQIKEVGIGTYQVFQETYHHETYRRLHPPDTLKHSYKWRLFALHRAQEAGIDDVAIGVLFGLFDWRFEVLGLLYHAMDLEREFGVGPHTISFPRLEPALNTPFTTNSPYLVSDEELKKIIAILRCAVPYTGLILTARENPELRRELIRLGVSQTDAGSRIAVGGYSEMEKEHILERQQFKINDTRSLDEFIYDLCQDGYIPSFCTAGYRAGRTGCHFMEFAKKGLVKNFCVPNAILTFKEYLLDYASPRTRELGEKVIERYLQEVEERLPRLAEKVREYLARMEAGERDLYV, from the coding sequence ATGGCTCTGAGCTTAGCCGAAAGGACTTGGCGCGACAAGCGCCTGGAGATGATTAAGAAGTACGAGGAAGAAGAGAAGCGTCAGGACTTTATCAAGGAGGAGGAGATCTGGCGTATCCTGGAAGAGAAGGCTCATCCTGAGCCGGCTGAGGTGCGGGAGGTATTGGCCAAGGCGCGGGAACTCAAGGGGCTTTCGCCCGAAGACACAGCGGTGCTGATCAACACCAAAGACCCGGAGCTTTTGCAGGAGCTCTTTGAAACCGCCTTCTGGATCAAGAACCAGGTTTACGGCAACCGCATCGTGCTCTTCGCCCCCCTTTACGTCTCCAGCCCCTGCGTCAACAACTGTGTTTACTGCGGCTTCCGCCATTCCAACGAAGCAGTTTATAAGCGAACCCTCACCATGGAGGAGCTGGCTCAGGAAGTTAGAGTCATTACCCGAGTGGGACACAAGCGGGTGCTGGCGGTCTTCGGCGAGCATCCCGCCAGCGACGTGGACTACATCTGCCGCTCGCTCGAGACCATCTACGCCACTAAGCACGGCCGCGACGAGATACGGCGGGTCAATGTCAACGCTGCTCCCATGACGGTGGAAGAGTACCGGCAGATCAAGGAAGTAGGCATAGGCACCTATCAGGTATTCCAGGAGACTTACCACCACGAGACCTACCGGCGTCTACATCCCCCAGACACTTTGAAGCACTCCTACAAGTGGCGCCTCTTCGCACTACACCGGGCTCAGGAGGCCGGGATAGACGACGTGGCCATCGGGGTGCTCTTCGGACTTTTCGACTGGCGTTTCGAGGTGCTGGGCCTCCTTTACCACGCCATGGACCTGGAGAGGGAGTTCGGCGTGGGGCCTCACACCATCTCCTTCCCCCGGCTGGAGCCGGCGCTCAACACTCCCTTCACCACTAACTCTCCTTACTTAGTTAGCGACGAAGAGCTCAAGAAGATCATCGCCATCCTGCGCTGCGCCGTGCCCTACACCGGGCTCATCCTGACCGCCCGCGAGAATCCGGAGCTTAGGCGCGAGCTCATAAGACTGGGTGTTTCCCAGACGGATGCCGGCTCCCGGATCGCCGTGGGAGGCTACTCGGAAATGGAGAAGGAACACATCTTGGAGCGGCAGCAGTTCAAGATCAACGACACCCGGAGCCTCGACGAGTTCATCTACGACCTCTGCCAGGACGGCTACATCCCCTCCTTCTGTACCGCCGGCTACCGGGCCGGCCGGACCGGGTGCCACTTCATGGAGTTCGCCAAGAAGGGCTTGGTAAAGAACTTCTGTGTGCCCAACGCCATCCTTACCTTCAAAGAATACCTGCTGGACTACGCCTCTCCCCGCACCCGCGAGCTAGGGGAGAAAGTCATCGAGCGGTACCTGCAGGAGGTCGAGGAGCGCCTGCCGCGCCTGGCAGAGAAGGTGCGGGAATACCTGGCTAGGATGGAGGCGGGAGAGCGTGACCTCTACGTTTAA
- the spoVAD gene encoding stage V sporulation protein AD gives MPAPKKIGSQTVAFAQPPVILATAALAGAKEGQGPLRPTFDKVIEDPYYGEDSWEKAERRLLQEALEKALAKANLQPEQVDYLLAGDLLNQIVAANFAARALGIPYVGLYGACATIYEGLALGAMLIDGGFADYVLIGSSSHYSTAERQFRFPTEHGSQRPPTAQWTVTGAGAILLGRQGKGPRVTHATIGRVIDLGSTDPMNMGAAMAPAAANTIVSHLGDLGRQVTDYDLILTGDLGYYGRELLLALCREYGYELGERHNDCGLMIFDRQKQDVHAGGSGCGCPAVVTCGYLFQEMSAGRLRRVLGVGTGALMSPVTTKQGDTIPAIAHAVVLEA, from the coding sequence ATGCCGGCACCCAAGAAAATAGGAAGTCAAACGGTGGCCTTCGCTCAACCGCCGGTCATTCTGGCCACGGCCGCCCTGGCAGGAGCCAAGGAGGGGCAGGGTCCGCTGCGCCCCACTTTCGATAAGGTCATAGAGGACCCGTACTACGGGGAAGACAGCTGGGAGAAGGCCGAAAGGCGCCTTTTACAGGAAGCTTTGGAGAAAGCACTGGCCAAGGCCAACCTCCAGCCCGAGCAGGTGGACTACCTTTTGGCAGGGGACTTGCTCAACCAGATCGTGGCGGCCAACTTCGCTGCCCGGGCTTTAGGGATCCCCTACGTGGGGCTTTACGGGGCCTGTGCTACCATATACGAAGGACTGGCCCTGGGGGCCATGCTTATCGACGGCGGTTTTGCCGACTACGTCCTCATCGGTTCTTCCAGCCACTACTCTACGGCGGAAAGGCAGTTCCGCTTCCCCACCGAGCACGGGAGCCAGCGCCCCCCTACGGCCCAGTGGACGGTGACGGGCGCGGGAGCCATCTTGCTCGGCAGGCAGGGGAAAGGACCCCGGGTTACCCACGCCACCATCGGCCGGGTGATAGACCTGGGGAGCACCGACCCCATGAACATGGGGGCGGCCATGGCTCCCGCCGCCGCCAACACTATAGTGAGTCACCTCGGCGATCTGGGAAGGCAGGTCACCGATTATGACCTCATCCTCACGGGTGACCTGGGCTATTACGGGCGGGAGCTCTTGCTGGCCCTTTGCCGGGAGTATGGGTACGAGCTCGGCGAGCGTCACAACGACTGCGGGCTCATGATCTTCGACCGCCAGAAGCAGGATGTGCATGCTGGTGGCAGCGGCTGCGGCTGCCCGGCGGTGGTCACCTGCGGTTACCTTTTCCAGGAGATGTCCGCCGGGCGCCTGCGCCGGGTGCTGGGGGTGGGTACGGGAGCGCTCATGAGCCCCGTAACCACCAAACAGGGGGACACCATCCCGGCCATAGCCCACGCAGTGGTTCTGGAAGCTTGA